In the Chryseobacterium sp. MYb264 genome, one interval contains:
- a CDS encoding alpha/beta hydrolase: MSNTFLAMKNFIFIFSILLGIQLSAQQKITVWPKGGMPNSKGLKLNIVEEKEGRITQIQEAELFAFLPAKEERKSMAIIIIPGGGYHHLTYDLGGYSYAKWLNTLGISAFVLNYRLPTSPDLKQREIAPLQDIQAAIKLIRKNASQYGISPDQIGVLGTSAGGHLAAMASNISKDYTELKGDLSTISTIPNFAILVSPVIDLGEFAHKGSCVNLLGEDASQEKIKEYSMQNKVNEKTPPTILFHAQNDPAVPVINSILYYEAMIKNKVKGALFIFPEGEHNIGISNKSELTENWKEVCTDWLKTIMNK; this comes from the coding sequence ATGAGTAATACATTTTTAGCAATGAAAAATTTCATCTTCATTTTTAGCATTCTTCTCGGAATACAATTATCCGCGCAACAAAAAATCACGGTTTGGCCCAAAGGTGGAATGCCTAATTCTAAAGGTTTAAAATTAAATATCGTTGAAGAAAAGGAAGGACGCATCACTCAAATTCAGGAAGCTGAACTGTTTGCATTTTTACCAGCAAAAGAAGAGAGAAAATCGATGGCGATCATCATCATTCCCGGCGGCGGTTACCATCATTTAACTTATGATTTAGGCGGATATTCTTATGCAAAATGGCTGAATACATTAGGAATTTCAGCTTTTGTTTTAAATTACCGTTTACCGACTTCTCCGGATTTGAAACAAAGAGAAATCGCACCTTTGCAAGATATTCAGGCAGCCATTAAATTAATCAGAAAAAATGCTTCCCAATATGGTATTTCACCTGATCAGATTGGCGTTTTAGGAACTTCTGCAGGTGGACATTTAGCGGCAATGGCAAGTAATATTTCTAAAGATTATACAGAATTAAAAGGCGATTTGTCAACTATCTCAACAATTCCTAATTTTGCAATTCTTGTTTCCCCGGTGATCGACCTCGGTGAATTTGCGCATAAAGGAAGCTGCGTGAATTTATTGGGCGAAGATGCCTCTCAGGAAAAAATAAAAGAATATTCTATGCAGAATAAGGTGAATGAAAAAACACCGCCAACCATTTTATTTCATGCTCAGAATGATCCTGCTGTTCCCGTTATCAACAGTATTCTGTATTATGAAGCCATGATTAAAAATAAAGTAAAAGGCGCATTATTTATTTTTCCTGAAGGCGAACACAACATCGGAATTTCTAATAAATCTGAATTAACAGAAAATTGGAAAGAAGTTTGCACAGATTGGTTGAAAACAATTATGAATAAATAA
- a CDS encoding alpha/beta hydrolase codes for MKKVVFIPFILLFTLFSAQEKMMFWPKGEMPNSKILASKTQKKKELEAIKEPELFAFLPPIKERKQMSVIIIPGGGYSKLTYDEGAFQIAKWMNTQGISAFVLNYRLPTSTDLIQREIAPLQDIQASIKYIRKNAAQWAISSDLVGVVGTSAGGHLATSVSNITTDYTQLKGDWESISTIPNFAVLFCPVIDFGEYAHKGSRESLLGDHASTEKIREYSMQNRVTEKTPPTILFHNQDDTAVPPMNSILYFKAMTQHKVKGAMFIFPKGGHRFFVTDKDALSENWKKLCSDWLLGISNK; via the coding sequence ATGAAAAAAGTAGTTTTCATTCCATTTATTTTACTTTTCACTCTATTTTCCGCACAGGAAAAAATGATGTTCTGGCCGAAAGGTGAAATGCCGAATTCTAAAATTTTAGCATCAAAAACTCAAAAGAAAAAAGAGCTTGAAGCAATAAAAGAACCTGAACTTTTCGCTTTCCTTCCTCCCATAAAAGAAAGAAAACAAATGTCAGTGATCATTATTCCAGGTGGTGGATATTCTAAATTAACTTATGATGAAGGTGCTTTTCAGATTGCAAAATGGATGAATACTCAGGGAATTTCTGCTTTTGTTTTAAATTACAGATTACCGACTTCAACCGATTTAATTCAAAGAGAGATTGCGCCGTTACAGGATATTCAGGCTTCGATTAAATACATCAGAAAAAATGCCGCACAGTGGGCAATTTCATCCGATCTTGTAGGCGTTGTGGGAACTTCAGCAGGCGGACATTTAGCGACAAGTGTAAGCAATATCACAACAGATTATACTCAATTGAAAGGTGATTGGGAAAGTATTTCTACGATTCCTAATTTTGCCGTTCTGTTTTGTCCGGTGATTGATTTCGGTGAATATGCTCACAAAGGTAGCCGTGAAAGTTTACTCGGAGATCATGCTTCCACGGAAAAAATCAGGGAATATTCCATGCAAAATCGGGTGACAGAAAAAACGCCGCCCACTATTTTATTTCATAATCAGGACGATACGGCAGTTCCTCCGATGAACAGTATTTTATATTTTAAAGCAATGACTCAGCATAAAGTAAAAGGTGCAATGTTTATATTTCCGAAAGGAGGTCATCGTTTTTTTGTAACTGATAAAGATGCATTGAGCGAAAACTGGAAAAAATTGTGCTCAGACTGGCTTCTAGGCATCAGTAATAAGTAA
- a CDS encoding cupin domain-containing protein, which yields MNFKKEPFFDGNSEWEDLGDGVSRQFVGYNSQVMMVIVRFEKDSIGALHQHFHSQITYVAEGKFEVTVDGEVKILQKGDGFFAQPNIFHGVKCLEAGQLIDAFTPFREDFLKD from the coding sequence ATGAATTTCAAAAAAGAACCATTTTTCGACGGTAATTCTGAGTGGGAAGATTTAGGAGACGGTGTTTCAAGACAGTTTGTAGGTTACAATTCTCAGGTGATGATGGTGATCGTGAGGTTTGAAAAAGATTCGATTGGCGCATTGCACCAACATTTTCACTCACAGATTACGTATGTTGCCGAAGGAAAATTTGAAGTAACTGTTGATGGAGAAGTTAAAATCTTACAAAAAGGTGACGGATTTTTTGCGCAACCCAATATTTTTCATGGGGTAAAATGTCTGGAAGCGGGACAGCTGATTGATGCTTTTACGCCGTTCAGAGAAGATTTTTTAAAAGATTAA
- a CDS encoding rhamnogalacturonan acetylesterase — MKKIFLLFSIALSTLILAQQKPTLFLIGDSTMSNKDNPDKNPEHGWGQVLGQFMTNGIEIQNHAMNGRSSKSFRTEGRWDKVEKQLKKGDFVIIQFGHNDQKLKDSTKFTNPYTQYRANLERYVNETRAKGATPILMTSITRRNFNENGVLIDTHKEYPLVVRMVANDMKVAFVDMQLLTEQMEIAAGPEKSKLLHLHFKAGENPYYTKDKADDTHLSRLGAESVAKLAVKDLKTLKTGLEKYIK, encoded by the coding sequence ATGAAAAAGATATTTTTATTATTTAGCATAGCTCTTTCAACATTAATTCTGGCGCAACAAAAGCCAACCCTTTTCTTGATCGGCGATTCTACGATGTCAAACAAAGACAATCCCGATAAAAACCCAGAGCACGGTTGGGGACAGGTTTTAGGACAATTCATGACCAACGGAATTGAAATTCAGAATCATGCGATGAACGGCAGAAGCTCAAAAAGTTTCAGAACCGAAGGAAGATGGGATAAAGTCGAAAAACAATTGAAGAAAGGTGATTTTGTCATCATTCAGTTTGGACACAACGACCAAAAACTAAAAGATTCTACAAAGTTTACCAATCCTTATACTCAATACAGAGCGAATTTGGAAAGATACGTGAATGAAACAAGAGCAAAAGGAGCAACACCTATTTTAATGACTTCCATCACAAGAAGAAATTTCAATGAAAACGGCGTTTTAATTGACACTCATAAAGAATATCCTTTGGTGGTAAGAATGGTTGCAAATGATATGAAAGTGGCATTTGTAGATATGCAATTATTGACGGAACAAATGGAAATCGCTGCAGGGCCGGAAAAATCGAAGCTTTTACATCTTCATTTTAAGGCAGGCGAAAATCCCTATTATACAAAAGATAAAGCGGACGACACGCATCTATCGAGATTAGGTGCTGAATCTGTTGCAAAATTGGCTGTTAAAGATTTGAAAACTTTGAAAACAGGTTTGGAGAAGTATATTAAGTAG
- a CDS encoding pectinesterase family protein, with the protein MKKLFLILLTSMANFLFAGNNPYIKITVAKDGSGDFTSIQKAINSIRDLGPAEALVFIKSGTYNEKVVIASSKHKITLEGENKDNTIITNNNFSGKLDAFNEKMTTFNSYTLLVTGDDIKISNLTIKNSSCNEGQAVSLHVEGDRFVIKNSNILGCQDTIYSATNHSRQYFENCYIEGTTDFIFGQATVVFKNCTIKSLADSYITAAATEADRQYGFIFFDCKLIAKEGITKVYLGRPWRPYAKTVFINTEMGKHILPEGWNPWKGDKMFPDKEKTAYYAEFGSKGDGGNSSKRINWSHQLTKKDLKNYSLEKIFNNWNPNMSNW; encoded by the coding sequence ATGAAAAAATTATTTTTAATTCTACTCACTTCAATGGCAAATTTTCTCTTTGCAGGAAATAATCCTTACATCAAAATTACCGTTGCCAAAGATGGAAGCGGAGATTTTACATCGATTCAAAAGGCAATTAATTCAATAAGAGATTTAGGTCCGGCGGAAGCATTAGTTTTCATTAAATCCGGAACATATAATGAAAAAGTGGTTATCGCTTCTTCAAAACATAAAATAACGTTAGAAGGCGAAAATAAAGATAATACCATAATTACCAACAATAATTTTTCAGGAAAATTGGATGCGTTTAATGAAAAGATGACGACGTTTAATTCCTATACTTTATTGGTGACGGGCGATGATATTAAAATCAGTAATCTAACCATTAAAAATTCTTCGTGCAATGAAGGACAGGCGGTTTCTCTCCATGTGGAAGGTGACCGTTTTGTGATTAAAAACTCGAATATTTTAGGTTGTCAGGACACGATTTATTCCGCAACCAATCACAGTAGACAATATTTTGAAAACTGTTATATTGAAGGAACAACAGATTTTATTTTCGGACAGGCAACGGTTGTTTTTAAAAATTGTACGATTAAAAGTTTAGCAGATTCTTATATCACCGCAGCGGCAACAGAAGCCGACAGACAGTATGGTTTCATATTTTTCGACTGTAAATTAATTGCCAAAGAAGGTATCACCAAAGTGTATTTAGGAAGACCGTGGCGACCGTACGCTAAGACCGTTTTCATCAATACCGAAATGGGAAAACACATTCTTCCCGAAGGCTGGAATCCGTGGAAAGGCGACAAAATGTTTCCTGATAAAGAAAAAACTGCTTATTACGCAGAATTTGGTAGCAAAGGTGATGGCGGAAATAGTTCAAAACGTATTAATTGGTCTCATCAACTGACGAAAAAAGATTTGAAGAATTATTCATTAGAAAAGATTTTTAATAACTGGAATCCAAACATGAGTAATTGGTAA
- a CDS encoding alpha/beta hydrolase — translation MIFNRKHTYISIFFVGTMAFGQVNRPNASPYTTEGTFEKFKKKYPFLTSIERPVPQNIKIDQDVEYKNINGLSLKADVYYPSDPSKKYPGIAMVHGGGWISGSKENEKFMAMELASKGYVVIAIGYRLADVAKYPAGVEDIETGIDWLRKNHQKYSLNKKKMVVLGESAGAQMATLVGVKKKNKIQAIVNVDGVVSFIHEESGKEGTYDAYWLGYQQKDNPKIWKEASPLEYVDKNTPPTLFINSSQPRFHAGRDDMMKRLKSYNIPTEFHEIKDSPHSFWSAEPWFTETLNLTIDFLDKVLK, via the coding sequence ATGATTTTTAACAGAAAACATACTTATATTTCTATTTTTTTTGTGGGGACAATGGCATTCGGACAGGTAAATCGACCGAATGCTAGTCCTTACACCACCGAAGGTACGTTTGAAAAATTCAAGAAAAAATATCCTTTTCTCACTTCTATTGAAAGACCTGTTCCACAAAATATCAAAATTGATCAAGATGTGGAATATAAAAATATCAACGGCCTTTCTTTAAAAGCAGATGTTTATTATCCTTCAGACCCATCCAAAAAATATCCGGGAATTGCGATGGTTCACGGTGGTGGATGGATTTCGGGAAGCAAGGAAAATGAGAAATTCATGGCGATGGAACTGGCTTCAAAAGGCTATGTGGTAATTGCAATCGGTTATCGATTAGCCGATGTTGCCAAATATCCGGCCGGAGTGGAAGATATCGAAACCGGAATTGACTGGCTAAGGAAAAATCATCAGAAATATTCTTTAAACAAAAAGAAAATGGTGGTTTTGGGTGAATCTGCGGGAGCACAAATGGCAACTTTAGTTGGTGTCAAAAAAAAGAATAAAATTCAGGCTATTGTCAATGTAGACGGTGTTGTTTCCTTTATTCATGAGGAATCCGGAAAAGAAGGAACTTACGATGCCTATTGGCTGGGTTATCAGCAAAAAGACAATCCGAAAATATGGAAAGAAGCTTCACCATTGGAATATGTGGATAAAAATACACCTCCTACCCTTTTCATCAACAGTTCGCAGCCTCGCTTTCATGCTGGGAGAGACGATATGATGAAAAGATTAAAGAGTTATAATATCCCAACTGAGTTTCATGAAATCAAAGATTCTCCTCACTCTTTCTGGTCGGCAGAACCTTGGTTTACAGAAACTTTGAATTTAACTATTGACTTTTTAGATAAAGTTTTGAAATAA
- a CDS encoding glycoside hydrolase family 28 protein, translating into MKKSLKVIGLVAAMMFSGQIYAQNLDIYKNIEFKMPQVAETSFAANTVSITQYGGVAGGNVKNTEAFKKAIEDLSKKGGGKLVVPRGMWLTGPIELKSNINLHVEEGAFIVFSKDKADYPLVDVSFEGLNTIRCQSPISAKNATNIAITGKGVIDGSGDAWRAIKKSKVSESEWKNIVKSGGILSADGKNWYPSESYKKGFESSSSFNVPDKISKDELNTVKDFLRPVMVSLVGCDKVLLDGPTFQNSPAWNLHPLMCSNVILRNLTVRNPWFSQNGDGVDLESCKNVLIYDNTFDVGDDAICIKSGKDQDGRKRGMPTENVIIKNNVVYHGHGGFVIGSEMSGGARNIHVSDCTFIGTDIGLRFKTTRGRGGIVENIYIKNIDMINIPTQTIGFNMFYEGASPVLEDGQKQEGNKTPEKVYPVTEETPIFRNIFFKNINAVNSDEAITLFGLAEMNLKNIVIEDSQFETRKALTIVDADGIQLKNVKLKYSQGTGATIYNSKNINLSTVKFESANKPYVKVLGSKTGTVLLPKEVTSDKNSLSIGTDVAKNAVK; encoded by the coding sequence ATGAAGAAGTCTCTTAAAGTGATCGGTTTAGTAGCAGCAATGATGTTTTCAGGGCAAATCTATGCTCAGAACCTTGATATTTATAAAAACATTGAGTTTAAAATGCCTCAGGTGGCAGAAACTTCATTTGCAGCTAACACGGTTTCTATTACTCAATACGGTGGTGTTGCAGGTGGAAATGTAAAAAATACCGAAGCTTTCAAAAAAGCAATTGAAGACCTTAGCAAAAAAGGTGGTGGAAAATTAGTCGTTCCGAGAGGAATGTGGCTAACAGGTCCGATTGAATTAAAAAGCAATATCAATCTTCATGTAGAAGAAGGGGCGTTTATCGTTTTCAGTAAAGATAAAGCAGATTATCCTTTGGTGGACGTAAGCTTTGAAGGATTGAATACCATCCGTTGTCAGTCTCCGATTTCAGCTAAAAATGCGACCAATATTGCCATTACAGGAAAAGGGGTAATCGACGGAAGCGGTGATGCGTGGAGAGCCATCAAAAAAAGCAAAGTTTCAGAATCTGAATGGAAAAATATAGTAAAATCCGGCGGAATTTTATCTGCGGACGGTAAAAACTGGTATCCTTCAGAAAGCTATAAAAAAGGATTTGAAAGCAGTTCAAGCTTCAACGTTCCTGATAAAATTTCTAAAGATGAATTAAATACGGTTAAAGATTTTCTTCGTCCGGTAATGGTAAGTTTGGTTGGCTGTGACAAAGTATTGTTAGACGGACCAACTTTCCAGAATTCTCCGGCCTGGAATCTTCATCCTTTAATGTGTTCGAATGTGATTTTAAGAAATCTTACCGTTAGAAATCCTTGGTTCTCTCAAAACGGAGATGGTGTAGATTTGGAATCTTGTAAAAATGTTCTGATTTACGATAATACGTTTGATGTTGGTGATGATGCCATTTGTATTAAATCAGGAAAAGATCAGGACGGAAGAAAAAGAGGAATGCCGACTGAAAATGTAATCATAAAAAACAACGTTGTATATCACGGTCACGGAGGTTTTGTGATAGGAAGTGAAATGTCCGGCGGCGCGAGAAATATTCACGTTTCCGACTGTACTTTTATCGGAACAGATATCGGTCTTCGTTTCAAAACAACGCGTGGAAGGGGAGGAATCGTTGAAAATATTTACATCAAAAATATTGATATGATTAATATCCCGACACAGACGATTGGTTTCAATATGTTCTACGAAGGCGCCTCTCCGGTGTTGGAAGACGGACAGAAACAGGAAGGAAATAAAACTCCTGAAAAAGTTTATCCTGTAACAGAAGAAACACCGATTTTCAGAAATATTTTCTTTAAAAACATTAATGCGGTGAATTCTGATGAAGCAATTACGTTGTTCGGTTTAGCTGAAATGAATCTTAAAAATATTGTGATCGAAGATTCTCAGTTTGAAACGAGAAAAGCTTTAACAATCGTAGATGCAGACGGAATTCAATTAAAAAATGTAAAGCTTAAATACTCTCAGGGAACGGGAGCTACAATTTATAACAGTAAAAATATCAACCTTTCGACAGTGAAATTTGAATCCGCAAACAAGCCGTACGTAAAGGTTTTAGGCAGCAAAACAGGAACCGTTTTGTTACCGAAAGAAGTAACGTCTGATAAAAATTCACTTTCTATCGGAACGGATGTAGCGAAAAATGCAGTTAAATAG
- a CDS encoding glycoside hydrolase family 43 protein has protein sequence MKTKILNIATITLFSVASTYLQAQEKNYVSEVWTADQGKNYKNPVLYADYSDPDAIRVGDDYYMTASSFNEAPGLPILHSKDMVNWKLVNYALPDVLPSEHFSTPKRGDGVWAPAIRFHKGEFYIYWGDPDFGIYMVKTKDPLGAWEKPVLVMEGKGLIDSCPFWDEDGNAYLIHGWAGSRAGVKSILTLNKMNPEGTKVLDKGIHVFDGHDAHPTVEGPKMYKRNGYYYIFSPAGGVATGWQLVLRSKNIYGPYEEKIVLEQGSTKINGPHQGAWVDTPSGEDWFYHFQDVDAGGRIVHLQPMKWEKDWPVIGIDNNKNGIGEPVLTYKKPNVGKIYPTVTPPETDEFDGEKLGLQWQWSANENIVWSSKLPGQKFLRLFSIKVPEGEKNLWNVPNLLTQKFPAPNFAASTKVKLTPEDAKEGKTAGLLVMGLNHESVVITNKPDGFYLQLRRAEKADKGGEEKILFETKLKGNEAYLKVNVNEPNGLCQFSYSENGKNFTKVGDVFQSTPGKWIGAKVGLYSVSTTKAARGGYADFDWFRITKN, from the coding sequence ATGAAGACAAAAATTTTAAATATAGCAACAATAACTTTATTTTCAGTTGCTTCAACATACCTTCAGGCACAGGAAAAAAATTACGTTTCCGAAGTCTGGACTGCTGATCAGGGAAAAAATTATAAAAATCCTGTTTTGTACGCAGATTATTCCGATCCGGATGCGATTCGCGTGGGTGACGATTATTATATGACCGCTTCGAGTTTCAATGAAGCTCCGGGACTGCCGATTCTTCATTCAAAAGATATGGTCAACTGGAAATTGGTGAATTATGCCCTTCCGGATGTTCTTCCGAGCGAACATTTTTCAACTCCAAAAAGAGGCGACGGCGTTTGGGCACCTGCCATCCGTTTCCACAAAGGAGAGTTCTATATTTATTGGGGTGATCCCGATTTCGGAATTTATATGGTGAAAACCAAAGATCCGTTGGGAGCCTGGGAAAAACCTGTTTTGGTAATGGAAGGAAAAGGTTTGATCGACTCCTGTCCGTTTTGGGATGAAGATGGAAATGCGTATCTGATTCATGGTTGGGCGGGAAGCCGTGCCGGAGTGAAAAGCATTTTAACGTTGAATAAAATGAATCCTGAAGGAACCAAGGTTTTAGATAAAGGTATTCATGTTTTCGATGGTCATGATGCTCATCCAACCGTTGAAGGTCCGAAAATGTATAAAAGAAACGGCTATTATTATATTTTTTCTCCGGCAGGTGGCGTGGCTACAGGTTGGCAATTGGTATTAAGGTCAAAAAATATTTATGGTCCTTACGAAGAGAAAATAGTGTTGGAGCAAGGTTCAACAAAAATCAACGGACCTCATCAGGGGGCCTGGGTAGACACGCCTTCCGGTGAAGATTGGTTCTATCATTTTCAGGATGTGGATGCAGGCGGAAGAATTGTTCATCTGCAACCGATGAAATGGGAAAAAGACTGGCCTGTTATCGGAATTGATAATAATAAAAACGGAATCGGGGAACCGGTTTTAACCTATAAAAAACCAAATGTAGGGAAAATATATCCTACCGTTACACCTCCTGAAACGGATGAGTTTGATGGAGAAAAATTGGGATTGCAATGGCAATGGAGTGCGAACGAAAACATCGTTTGGTCTTCCAAACTTCCGGGACAGAAATTTTTAAGATTATTCTCGATAAAAGTTCCTGAAGGTGAAAAAAATCTGTGGAATGTCCCGAATTTATTAACCCAAAAATTCCCGGCACCGAATTTTGCAGCGTCAACAAAGGTTAAATTAACCCCGGAAGATGCCAAAGAAGGAAAAACCGCAGGACTTTTAGTCATGGGACTAAATCATGAATCAGTCGTAATTACCAATAAGCCGGACGGGTTTTATCTTCAGTTAAGAAGAGCGGAAAAAGCCGATAAAGGCGGTGAGGAGAAGATTTTATTTGAAACTAAATTAAAAGGTAACGAAGCTTATTTAAAAGTAAATGTGAATGAACCCAACGGTTTATGCCAGTTCAGCTACAGCGAAAACGGAAAAAATTTCACAAAAGTGGGCGATGTTTTCCAGTCGACGCCAGGAAAATGGATTGGTGCTAAAGTCGGTTTATACAGCGTAAGCACAACCAAAGCAGCGCGTGGAGGATATGCCGATTTTGATTGGTTTAGAATTACAAAAAATTAA